A genomic window from Ignavibacteria bacterium includes:
- a CDS encoding DUF262 domain-containing protein codes for MAILNKEQLFEKVIEAITSNGWSIVNSSDKNQQPVRLEIEKNSERQFIRFYIWNLTHGGASRPENEYRIQVKVDRFDEEAHSKTLILGYWDEGSIFAGFDLSKHMGKPGWSASMQIKLENLKQAESQGLSSYTKENGEIAIALKPSYFITYLNNLEELHRVGDVSRFIDAQTTDEETSIDDDTENEILPYRYSISSYGADYPVDAIVKRIEGDIIFIPPFQRNFVWNQKEASRFIESLILGLPVPGVFLSKEEETNRMLIIDGQQRLFSLYSYYMNNFKGKEFYLKDVQSDLEGKRYEDLSSSDKNRLDDSIIHATVVKQDGPDDNESSIYMIFERLNTGGRLLTAQEIRACVYYGDFNEYLNRIVNETSWRDIFGKKNERLKEQEILLRFFALYYDLDSYQKPLKSFLNSFMKSNRNLERFNSLTLDNLILPSISFISATLGKLAFRLGRGVNAAVFDSMMIGLSQRLSRGPINNIEEFSDRYWDLISNDEYIVLCKEGTSDDATLKGRIQMAVNKFNDIQ; via the coding sequence ATGGCAATACTAAACAAAGAACAGCTGTTTGAAAAAGTGATCGAAGCAATAACCAGCAATGGTTGGTCTATTGTGAATAGTTCAGATAAAAATCAACAACCTGTTCGATTAGAAATCGAAAAAAACTCTGAAAGACAATTTATTCGCTTTTATATATGGAATTTGACGCATGGCGGGGCAAGCAGACCAGAAAACGAATATAGAATACAAGTTAAAGTTGATAGATTTGATGAAGAAGCACATTCAAAAACTCTCATACTAGGATATTGGGATGAAGGAAGTATCTTTGCAGGTTTTGACTTAAGTAAACATATGGGTAAACCTGGTTGGTCCGCTTCGATGCAAATCAAACTTGAAAACCTGAAACAAGCAGAATCACAAGGATTGTCTTCTTACACAAAGGAAAATGGTGAAATTGCAATTGCGTTGAAACCATCGTATTTCATTACATATTTAAATAATTTAGAGGAACTACATAGAGTAGGAGATGTTTCTCGTTTTATAGATGCCCAAACTACTGACGAAGAAACTTCAATCGATGATGATACTGAAAATGAAATTTTGCCATATCGATATTCGATTTCAAGTTATGGAGCTGATTACCCCGTTGACGCTATTGTCAAAAGAATTGAAGGTGATATAATATTTATTCCACCATTTCAAAGAAATTTTGTTTGGAACCAAAAAGAAGCATCAAGATTTATTGAGTCATTAATCTTAGGTCTACCCGTCCCTGGTGTTTTTCTATCCAAAGAAGAGGAAACCAATAGAATGTTAATTATTGATGGACAGCAAAGATTGTTTAGCTTATATAGCTATTACATGAATAATTTCAAAGGCAAAGAATTTTACTTAAAAGATGTCCAAAGTGATTTAGAAGGTAAGCGTTACGAGGATTTGTCTTCAAGTGATAAAAATCGACTAGATGATTCAATTATACATGCAACTGTAGTTAAGCAAGATGGACCTGATGACAATGAAAGCAGCATTTATATGATTTTTGAAAGATTAAATACTGGTGGTAGATTATTGACGGCTCAGGAAATCCGAGCATGTGTATATTATGGTGATTTTAATGAATATCTTAATAGAATAGTTAACGAAACTAGTTGGAGAGACATATTCGGAAAGAAAAATGAACGCTTAAAAGAGCAAGAGATTTTACTAAGGTTTTTTGCCTTGTATTATGATTTAGATAGCTACCAAAAACCTCTCAAAAGCTTTTTAAATTCGTTTATGAAATCTAACAGGAATTTAGAAAGGTTTAATTCTCTAACGCTCGATAATTTAATACTGCCTAGTATTTCATTTATAAGTGCAACTTTAGGTAAATTAGCATTTAGACTTGGAAGGGGTGTAAATGCTGCAGTATTTGATTCAATGATGATTGGCCTTTCACAAAGGTTAAGTAGAGGACCAATAAATAATATTGAAGAATTCTCAGACCGTTACTGGGATTTAATAAGTAATGATGAATATATTGTATTGTGTAAAGAAGGCACTTCTGATGATGCTACTTTAAAAGGCAGAATACAAATGGCAGTAAATAAATTTAATGACATTCAATAA
- a CDS encoding site-specific DNA-methyltransferase — protein sequence MKIKTIMKLTKKIRAYYRTKHGACYFGDGLDLIRLVPDNSVNLVITSPPFALTSQKEYGNKNYTEYNKWFLEFAKEFKRVLTNDGSFVLDLGGTYLPGHPVRSIYQYELLISLVKETGFFLAQEFFHYNPARLPAPAEWVNVKRIRVKDSVNVVWWLSKTEMPKADNRKVLKPYSQAMKNLLKHGYVAKMRPSGHNITNKFSRDNEGSIPPNLLELGNNDSNSAYMLLCKEKGIKPHPAKFPRRFAEFFIKFLTNENDYVLDPFAGSNTTGFVAETLNRNWLAFELDENYVKGSALRFSIETPKKIDNGNTKQRTAV from the coding sequence ATGAAAATAAAAACTATAATGAAACTCACAAAAAAGATCAGAGCATATTACCGAACTAAACATGGTGCATGCTATTTTGGCGATGGACTTGATTTAATTAGATTAGTACCAGACAATTCTGTAAATTTAGTAATCACTTCACCTCCATTTGCCTTAACTAGCCAAAAAGAGTACGGAAATAAAAATTATACCGAATATAATAAATGGTTTTTAGAGTTTGCAAAAGAATTTAAACGAGTATTGACTAACGATGGCTCGTTTGTACTTGATTTAGGTGGTACATATTTACCGGGCCATCCAGTAAGAAGTATATATCAATACGAATTATTAATTAGTCTGGTTAAAGAAACTGGCTTTTTTCTGGCTCAAGAGTTTTTTCATTATAACCCGGCTAGATTGCCAGCACCAGCTGAGTGGGTGAATGTTAAGAGAATTCGTGTCAAAGATTCAGTTAATGTAGTATGGTGGTTATCCAAAACAGAAATGCCAAAGGCCGATAATCGGAAAGTCTTGAAGCCATATAGTCAAGCAATGAAAAATTTGCTAAAGCATGGATATGTTGCGAAAATGAGGCCAAGTGGACATAACATTACAAATAAATTCTCAAGAGATAATGAAGGTTCTATCCCACCAAATTTATTAGAACTAGGAAATAATGACTCGAATAGTGCTTATATGTTACTATGTAAAGAAAAGGGAATAAAGCCACATCCTGCAAAATTTCCCAGAAGATTTGCAGAATTTTTTATAAAATTTTTAACCAATGAAAATGACTACGTATTGGATCCTTTCGCAGGCTCTAATACAACTGGTTTTGTAGCTGAAACCTTAAATCGCAATTGGTTAGCTTTCGAATTAGATGAGAATTATGTTAAAGGTAGTGCATTACGTTTTTCAATTGAAACACCTAAAAAAATAGACAATGGCAATACTAAACAAAGAACAGCTGTTTGA
- a CDS encoding nucleotidyltransferase family protein, which yields MREETVNKIRKFFKDKPVIKAYLFGSYARNEQDEKSDIDILVELDHTTPVGLYFITMKMELEEILGQKVDLVSNGGLSKYIKPSIDKDKIMIYEREN from the coding sequence ATGAGGGAAGAAACAGTAAATAAAATAAGAAAATTCTTTAAAGATAAACCTGTAATAAAAGCTTATCTTTTTGGGTCATATGCAAGAAATGAACAGGATGAGAAAAGCGATATAGATATTTTAGTTGAACTGGATCACACTACACCAGTAGGACTGTATTTTATAACTATGAAAATGGAACTTGAAGAGATTCTGGGGCAAAAAGTTGATCTTGTTTCAAACGGAGGACTCTCAAAATATATTAAACCTTCTATTGATAAAGATAAAATTATGATTTATGAAAGAGAAAATTGA
- a CDS encoding 4Fe-4S dicluster domain-containing protein codes for MHIQNIVFIVLFLAALSLFTYNLLRIRTYLMLGRSEDRFSNAGKRIMKVLGIGIGQAKIFRDPVAGLMHALIFWGFLVLITAVFEAFIQGIYTPFSLGMLGAISQVFFASQDIFGLLVILSVIYALFRRYVLKPKRLTGDGNTNADATFILCMIMGVMLTMYGVNATKQIVHPEYAAYYKAHFLASHLAFLFKGNELTFYNIFWWGHIIIILTFMNYLPYSKHFHIVTSLPNVYLSKIGPQTLDTEEIDFEKENVFLGSGDIEQLTWKEMFDGYACTECGRCTSVCPANLTGKPLSPRKIIMDIRERTSEKAPLLVADGEIPADIESKKLVSEHYITDAELWACTSCMACVQECPVNIEHVNPIVDMRRFLVQSESRFPDELMTVFGNMENNGAPWAYPQSDRLKWTEGLDITVPVAAEKNDFDVLYWVGCAGSFDARYQNVTRSVATLLDKAKVNYAVLGTEEKCNGDSARRLGNEFLAQMMIKENVETMKKYNFKKILVSCPHCLQTIGNEYKEFGGDYEVVHHSEFINGLVAENKIEIDESKKTDQKITYHDSCYLGRYNDIYEEPRELIKKTNNGELAEMKRSKDRGLCCGAGGGRMWMEEKIGKKVNIERTEDALETNPDVISTACPFCMTMLTDGVKEKGKADEVKVKDFAELVLESSK; via the coding sequence ATGCATATACAAAACATTGTATTTATAGTACTCTTTCTTGCTGCATTATCTCTGTTTACCTACAATTTATTAAGAATACGCACATACCTTATGCTGGGCAGAAGCGAAGACCGCTTCAGCAATGCGGGAAAGCGCATTATGAAGGTTCTGGGTATCGGAATAGGACAGGCAAAAATTTTCCGTGACCCAGTGGCTGGACTCATGCACGCACTGATATTCTGGGGATTCTTAGTGCTGATAACAGCAGTATTTGAAGCATTTATACAGGGTATTTATACTCCTTTTTCTTTGGGTATGCTTGGTGCCATATCCCAGGTATTTTTTGCCTCACAGGATATTTTCGGTTTGCTGGTAATACTTTCTGTAATATATGCATTGTTCCGCAGGTATGTATTAAAACCAAAGCGCCTGACCGGTGACGGCAATACTAACGCAGATGCAACCTTTATTTTATGTATGATAATGGGTGTAATGCTTACGATGTATGGTGTTAACGCAACAAAGCAGATAGTACACCCTGAGTATGCAGCATACTACAAAGCACATTTTTTAGCTTCCCACCTTGCTTTTTTATTTAAAGGAAATGAACTAACATTCTATAATATTTTCTGGTGGGGACATATTATTATTATCCTCACTTTTATGAATTACCTTCCCTATTCAAAACATTTTCATATTGTCACATCACTGCCTAATGTTTACCTTTCAAAGATAGGACCACAGACACTTGACACCGAAGAAATTGATTTTGAAAAGGAAAATGTTTTCCTTGGCTCGGGTGATATAGAGCAGCTTACATGGAAGGAAATGTTTGATGGCTATGCCTGCACGGAGTGCGGCAGATGTACATCTGTATGTCCGGCAAATTTAACAGGCAAACCGCTTTCGCCGCGTAAGATCATAATGGATATCAGGGAGCGCACTTCCGAGAAAGCTCCCCTGCTTGTTGCAGACGGTGAAATACCGGCAGATATTGAAAGCAAAAAGCTTGTTTCAGAGCACTATATTACAGATGCCGAGCTTTGGGCATGCACTAGCTGTATGGCTTGCGTACAGGAGTGTCCCGTAAACATTGAGCATGTAAATCCAATAGTTGATATGAGGCGTTTCCTGGTGCAAAGCGAATCACGCTTCCCCGATGAGCTGATGACCGTTTTCGGGAATATGGAAAATAACGGCGCACCGTGGGCTTATCCGCAGTCAGACAGGCTGAAATGGACAGAAGGTTTAGATATTACTGTTCCTGTTGCTGCTGAAAAGAATGATTTTGATGTATTGTACTGGGTAGGCTGCGCCGGCTCATTCGATGCAAGATACCAGAACGTTACACGATCTGTTGCAACATTGCTGGATAAAGCTAAAGTGAATTATGCCGTGCTTGGCACTGAAGAAAAATGTAATGGTGATTCCGCCCGCCGTTTAGGCAATGAATTCTTAGCGCAAATGATGATAAAGGAAAACGTTGAAACGATGAAGAAGTACAATTTCAAGAAGATACTTGTAAGCTGTCCGCATTGCCTGCAGACAATCGGCAACGAATACAAAGAATTCGGCGGAGATTATGAAGTTGTGCATCACAGTGAGTTCATAAACGGACTTGTTGCAGAGAATAAAATAGAAATAGACGAATCAAAGAAAACCGACCAAAAGATAACGTACCATGATTCATGCTACCTTGGCAGGTATAATGATATTTATGAGGAACCCCGTGAGCTTATCAAAAAAACAAACAATGGCGAGCTTGCTGAAATGAAACGCAGCAAAGACCGCGGCTTATGCTGCGGCGCAGGCGGCGGAAGAATGTGGATGGAAGAGAAGATAGGCAAGAAGGTTAATATCGAAAGAACCGAAGACGCGCTTGAAACAAACCCTGATGTTATATCAACCGCCTGTCCGTTCTGCATGACAATGCTTACCGATGGCGTTAAAGAAAAAGGCAAGGCTGATGAAGTAAAAGTAAAAGATTTTGCGGAATTGGTATTGGAATCAAGTAAATAA
- the lon gene encoding endopeptidase La → MNDFKDNEDSPSTPDLNENNPVTIDSDHSSAAEFKITEDSKIDSKNDLPVFLPVVPLRDIVIFPYMMYPILAGRESTISAINFALEKDKYVMLLTQKDHKAEEAETSNLYEFGTVAKILQVIKLPNNLIKVLVDGIAQAKVTSFHKNKFIEADVEYIFPPIEESTELKALIRQASKLFNDYVTNHRGVAQESLMAYENIKEPDRKLYYIASTILVSIQRKQRLLEISSLKEQYYELIDILSSEIEIFKVEKDIETKINQSMQKNQRRFIVQEQIRILQEELNDEDETDPDFMKLKEAIQKSKMPQDVKDKALEEFQKLKKIPPMSPEATVSRNFLDWMVSVPWKTYTKDNLNIEHAKSILDEDHFGLEKPKERILEHIAILNNLEAINKGKKNSAELKARAQILCLVGPPGVGKTSLGKSIARALNRKFVRISLGGVRDEAEIRGHRRTYIGSMPGKIIQSMRKAGTNNPVILMDEIDKMGMDFRGDPASALLEALDPEQNNTFNDHYLDVDYDLSRVLFITTANVQYQIPLPLQDRMEIIQMPGYLEHEKLEIAKRHIVAKLLTEHGLSETEVIIPDTSIKKIINEYTREAGVRNLEREIASLMRKITKEIVLNRIKSNGSAKRSKTPLTVTSELVEKYLGVPKFKEKQADKEDKVGTAVGLAWTSMGGDILDIEVSVMPGKEKLTLTGQLGDVMKESALAGFTFIRSNSKKFGLAGNFFNNKEIHIHIPEGAIPKDGPSAGITMTVAMISALTGNPTRSDVAMTGEITLRGEILPIGGLNEKLLAAQRSGIKKVLIPKENEKDLKEISDKIKKGLEIISVEKLDDAVKHIFKKKFVKKK, encoded by the coding sequence ATGAATGACTTTAAAGATAACGAAGATTCACCCAGCACCCCCGATTTAAACGAAAATAACCCTGTAACCATTGATTCTGATCACTCATCTGCCGCAGAATTCAAAATAACAGAGGATAGCAAAATTGACAGTAAAAATGACCTTCCGGTTTTTTTACCTGTTGTACCTTTAAGGGATATTGTAATATTCCCTTATATGATGTATCCTATTCTGGCCGGAAGAGAATCAACTATCAGTGCTATTAATTTTGCGCTGGAAAAAGATAAATATGTAATGCTTCTTACTCAGAAAGATCACAAAGCTGAAGAAGCAGAAACATCTAATCTATACGAATTTGGTACTGTTGCCAAAATTCTCCAAGTAATTAAGCTCCCCAATAATCTCATTAAAGTTCTTGTTGATGGTATTGCGCAGGCAAAAGTAACATCGTTTCATAAAAATAAGTTTATCGAAGCTGATGTGGAGTATATTTTCCCCCCGATTGAAGAATCCACAGAGCTTAAAGCTCTGATAAGGCAGGCTTCGAAGCTGTTTAATGATTACGTCACCAATCACAGGGGCGTTGCGCAGGAGTCTCTCATGGCATATGAGAACATTAAAGAACCTGACAGGAAGCTTTATTACATAGCGTCAACAATTCTTGTTTCAATTCAGAGGAAGCAAAGGTTGCTTGAGATCTCCTCTCTGAAGGAACAGTATTATGAGCTTATTGATATTTTAAGCTCTGAAATTGAGATCTTTAAAGTTGAAAAGGATATTGAAACCAAGATCAACCAAAGCATGCAGAAGAACCAGAGAAGGTTCATTGTACAGGAGCAGATCAGGATATTGCAGGAAGAATTGAACGATGAAGATGAGACAGATCCTGATTTCATGAAGCTTAAAGAAGCAATTCAGAAATCCAAAATGCCGCAGGATGTTAAGGATAAGGCTTTGGAAGAATTCCAGAAGCTGAAGAAAATTCCGCCGATGTCCCCTGAGGCTACTGTATCAAGGAATTTCCTTGACTGGATGGTAAGCGTTCCCTGGAAAACTTACACAAAAGATAACCTGAATATTGAACATGCTAAGTCAATACTGGACGAAGATCATTTTGGGCTTGAAAAACCGAAGGAAAGAATACTTGAGCACATTGCAATACTAAATAACCTTGAAGCTATAAATAAGGGTAAGAAAAACAGCGCTGAGCTGAAAGCCAGGGCGCAGATACTTTGTCTTGTCGGACCGCCCGGCGTAGGTAAAACTTCACTCGGCAAATCAATTGCACGCGCGCTTAACAGAAAATTTGTAAGGATATCGCTTGGCGGAGTAAGGGATGAAGCAGAGATCCGCGGACACCGCAGAACATATATAGGCTCAATGCCCGGCAAAATAATCCAGTCAATGCGCAAAGCAGGCACTAATAACCCGGTCATTTTAATGGATGAAATAGATAAAATGGGTATGGATTTCCGCGGGGATCCCGCAAGCGCGCTGCTTGAAGCGCTTGACCCTGAGCAGAATAATACATTTAATGACCATTACCTTGATGTTGATTATGATCTTTCTAGGGTCTTATTCATTACTACGGCAAATGTTCAGTACCAGATACCGCTTCCGCTGCAGGACAGGATGGAAATAATACAGATGCCTGGTTACCTTGAACATGAAAAGCTGGAAATTGCCAAACGCCACATTGTGGCAAAGCTTTTGACAGAGCACGGACTATCTGAAACAGAGGTTATTATTCCCGATACTTCGATCAAAAAAATAATCAATGAATATACCCGGGAAGCGGGCGTCAGAAATCTGGAACGTGAAATTGCTTCATTGATGAGAAAGATCACAAAGGAAATAGTACTCAACCGGATAAAATCCAACGGTTCAGCAAAAAGATCAAAAACCCCGTTAACTGTTACATCAGAACTTGTTGAAAAATACCTTGGAGTTCCGAAATTTAAGGAAAAACAGGCGGATAAGGAAGATAAGGTAGGCACTGCAGTTGGACTCGCATGGACATCTATGGGCGGAGATATTCTTGATATTGAAGTATCAGTGATGCCCGGAAAAGAAAAGCTGACTTTAACAGGCCAGCTTGGCGATGTAATGAAGGAATCTGCGCTTGCAGGTTTTACTTTCATTCGGAGTAACTCAAAAAAATTCGGCCTCGCCGGAAATTTCTTCAATAATAAAGAAATACATATTCACATACCTGAAGGCGCCATACCAAAAGACGGACCCTCAGCCGGTATAACAATGACGGTAGCAATGATCTCGGCTCTCACAGGCAACCCTACACGGAGCGATGTTGCTATGACCGGTGAGATAACCCTTCGCGGGGAGATCCTTCCAATAGGAGGGCTTAACGAAAAGCTTCTGGCCGCTCAGCGCAGCGGTATCAAAAAAGTACTGATACCAAAGGAAAACGAAAAAGACCTGAAGGAAATTTCAGATAAGATAAAAAAAGGGCTCGAAATTATAAGCGTTGAAAAGCTTGATGACGCTGTAAAACATATATTCAAAAAGAAATTCGTAAAGAAAAAGTAA
- a CDS encoding outer membrane beta-barrel protein: MRIQKIYLILILILTSVHIAAQDDTPRRVTSKDTAYNSIATTKILNMLKPGKAPKVTLQLSFNYNIGHLDLAANENTTFHKEDFIGGSNFGTRYGYGASLTGKIALHKEGNIRLNVTAGYNRFLSNFVISESPEGKVSYNVFSGGIGIENSFTPAKKFKPYIGFEIVASMIGGKAFLTTDTTDFDLKIKNSLRFGLTFNMGFEYAFNNKVGVNLGYKITHANIVGKESKISTVLNETYLNDNKVTTGESIPYAGWKQFMYSSFYAGVNFYFGMKNKK; the protein is encoded by the coding sequence ATGAGAATACAAAAAATTTATTTAATACTGATTCTCATATTAACTTCTGTGCATATTGCTGCGCAGGATGATACACCAAGGCGTGTAACTTCAAAAGATACAGCATATAATTCAATTGCCACCACAAAGATCCTTAATATGCTTAAACCGGGCAAAGCTCCAAAGGTAACATTACAGTTAAGCTTCAATTATAATATAGGCCACCTTGATCTTGCTGCCAATGAAAATACAACTTTCCACAAAGAAGATTTTATCGGGGGTTCAAATTTCGGAACAAGGTATGGTTACGGAGCTTCTTTAACCGGCAAAATAGCGTTACACAAAGAAGGCAATATAAGGCTGAATGTTACAGCGGGATATAACAGGTTTTTGAGCAATTTCGTGATATCTGAGTCTCCGGAAGGCAAAGTAAGCTATAATGTTTTTTCAGGAGGTATTGGTATAGAAAACAGCTTTACGCCCGCAAAAAAATTTAAACCCTATATTGGCTTTGAAATTGTTGCCAGTATGATTGGCGGTAAAGCATTTCTCACAACAGATACAACAGATTTTGATCTGAAAATAAAGAATTCCTTAAGGTTCGGCTTAACTTTTAATATGGGATTTGAATACGCTTTTAACAATAAAGTCGGTGTTAACCTTGGATATAAGATAACACATGCAAATATCGTTGGCAAGGAATCAAAAATTTCAACTGTACTTAACGAAACCTACCTTAATGATAATAAAGTAACAACCGGGGAATCGATACCTTATGCCGGCTGGAAGCAGTTTATGTACAGCTCATTTTACGCCGGGGTAAATTTTTATTTCGGTATGAAAAATAAAAAATAA
- a CDS encoding SPOR domain-containing protein — MQKFTKILILTFTVSAVMYFSACSSGEYETETYTVDYTEKTVKIDTIKKITLNDESIKQDKNNKDNIKDTKESYYYTVQIGAFAMHDNSDRFIEKAKIILGGEVYSEESGNLHKVRVGRFNTRAEAIKYSEMVRSKGYSDAFVVTKKN, encoded by the coding sequence ATGCAGAAATTTACTAAAATACTAATTTTAACTTTTACTGTTTCGGCAGTAATGTATTTTTCAGCATGTTCATCCGGTGAGTATGAAACAGAAACCTATACTGTTGATTATACTGAAAAAACCGTAAAAATTGATACTATCAAAAAGATAACCCTTAATGATGAAAGCATAAAACAGGATAAAAACAATAAGGATAATATTAAGGATACAAAAGAATCCTATTATTATACCGTCCAGATAGGAGCATTTGCAATGCACGATAATTCAGACAGATTTATCGAAAAAGCAAAGATCATATTAGGCGGTGAAGTATATTCTGAAGAATCAGGCAATCTTCATAAAGTAAGAGTTGGCAGGTTCAATACCAGGGCAGAAGCTATTAAATATTCTGAAATGGTAAGATCTAAAGGATATTCAGATGCATTTGTTGTAACCAAAAAGAACTGA
- a CDS encoding SPOR domain-containing protein, translated as MVKKIFTILAFITGLVYTGCNSPIYEIVEIEEPIEIKEEPKQETPPVSDIKEDTRPSENKFSEKNVISKSYIIQIGAFNDEKNADRYYNKAKQSFEGMDLSVKNIEGLYKIRLAGFSSRDEAISFLQKAKDAGFSDSFVVELTLVKTENK; from the coding sequence ATGGTTAAAAAAATATTTACAATATTAGCATTTATCACCGGGCTTGTTTATACAGGCTGTAACTCCCCTATATATGAGATAGTAGAAATTGAAGAGCCGATAGAGATTAAAGAAGAGCCAAAACAGGAAACTCCGCCGGTCAGTGATATCAAAGAAGATACAAGGCCTTCGGAAAACAAGTTCAGTGAAAAAAATGTAATTTCAAAATCGTATATTATTCAGATTGGCGCTTTTAATGATGAAAAAAACGCCGACAGGTATTATAATAAAGCAAAGCAGAGCTTTGAAGGTATGGACCTTTCAGTAAAGAACATTGAAGGACTTTACAAGATAAGGCTTGCAGGCTTTAGTTCCAGGGATGAGGCTATTTCGTTTCTGCAAAAAGCAAAGGATGCCGGTTTTAGTGACTCCTTTGTAGTTGAGCTTACCCTGGTAAAAACAGAAAATAAATAG